In the Salvelinus fontinalis isolate EN_2023a chromosome 34, ASM2944872v1, whole genome shotgun sequence genome, one interval contains:
- the LOC129833369 gene encoding TLC domain-containing protein 4-B-like — METRELTVVAGSFVGFQLLFSVASPLFSSTFTPGYGHLPSTKLTEWNSRLVSTVHALIVGLFCLYILWFDDAVNTDPVWGEPGLVKLNVAITCGYLLYDLVLLATNWSTMGDSFFVCHHLAALYAYGYVLSRGVLPYFANFRLISELSTPFVNQRWFYEVLKYPRSDRLVVANGMAMAVVFFMVRIFVMPPYWARVFATFGTEAFERLGIGAQVAWITSCIALDILNTIWMYKIARGCYKVMMGASGRKAKEVSPLKQNHVNNHTD; from the exons ATGGAGACGAGAGAGTTGACCGTGGTGGCTGGCAGCTTCGTGGGGTTTCAGCTGCTCTTCTCTGTGGCCAGCCCGCTGTTCTCCTCAACTTTCACCCCTGGCTACGGCCACCTGCCCTCCACCAAGCTCACTGAGTGGAACTCCAG ATTGGTGTCCACTGTCCATGCTCTGATCGTGGGCCTCTTCTGTCTCTACATCCTGTGGTTTGATGATGCTGTCAACACAGACCCCGTCTG GGGGGAGCCTGGACTAGTGAAACTTAATGTGGCCATAACGTGTGGTTATTTGCTCTATG ACCTTGTGCTTCTGGCCACTAACTGGAGCACAATGGGGGACAGCTTTTTTGTCTGTCACCACTTGGCGGCGCTCTATGCATATGGATATGTCTTG TCTCGTGGCGTGCTTCCTTATTTCGCCAACTTCCGTCTCATTTCAGAGTTATCCACACCTTTTGTGAACCAAAG GTGGTTCTACGAGGTGCTGAAGTACCCTCGCTCGGACCGGTTGGTTGTGGCCAACGGCATGGCCATGGCAGTGGTCTTCTTCATGGTGCGCATCTTCGTTATGCCTCCCTACTGGGCTCGGGTGTTTGCCACCTTTGGTACGGAGGCCTTCGAGCGCTTGGGCATCGGTGCTCAGGTGGCCTGGATCACATCCTGTATCGCCCTGGACATCCTCAACACCATCTGGATGTACAAGATCGCCCGCGGCTGCTACAAGGTCATGATGGGCGCCAGCGGCAGGAAGGCCAAAGAGGTCTCCCCGCTCAAGCAGAACCATGTGAATAACCACACAGACTAA